Proteins co-encoded in one Ananas comosus cultivar F153 linkage group 15, ASM154086v1, whole genome shotgun sequence genomic window:
- the LOC109721065 gene encoding calmodulin-like yields MAKYMTNDEHDELEKAFAFFNLELIDDKQLANVVRFLGHSPTDDELQSLANRIGGENWKKFSFSKFLEFIAPLMKITKTHEELFKGDSILCLQCNKGNKKYVKAKSLESHSEDVQRKKKEEISFDTLF; encoded by the exons ATGGCGAAGTATATGACAAACGACGAGCATGATGAACTCGAAAAGGCCTTTGCATTCTTCAACCTCG AATTAATCGATGATAAACAACTTGCGAATGTTGTCCGATTTCTCGGACATAGCCCCACCGACGACGAGCTACAATCATTAGCCAATAGAATTGGTGGAGAAAATTGGAAAAAGTttagtttttctaaatttttggaATTTATAGCTCCTCTTATGAAA ATAACAAAAACTCATGAGGAGCTCTTCAAGGGGGATTCAATACTCTGCTTGCAATGCAACAAGGGCAATAAAAAATATGTCAAGGCTAAGAGTCTTGAAAGCCATAGCGAAGATGTTCAAcgtaaaaagaaagaagagatctCTTTTGATACCCTCTTCTAG
- the LOC109721006 gene encoding probable serine/threonine-protein kinase PBL21 isoform X1: MGSSYSSSGGGGGGGCYIARRDGRNRRRGGSSDGIIPCKKMVSSLAALRRRGRRQTGGSDDGRGRCDAENRSWLLADAAAGDGAAELHSVHSSFRLSFRGSPPPPAAVEAAGGAAAAAGVASAVLLLVSLEDDDDRQGAAAPPPSAPEALQWQRLDFLERSISPIASRAVRFSYAEIHSATHGLSAGRELGRGPLSRVYRGRVGVRRRAVAIKRVEGEGRESTKAFCRELMIASSLCNPNIVPLIGFCIDKAGLFLVYKFVSGGSLDRHLHHSRKVLPWTARYKVAVGAARAVEYLHYGTEKCVIHRDIKSSNILLSSKKSPKLCDFGFATWARGTSLPFLCKSVKGTFGYLAPEYFQHGKLSDKTDVYAFGVVLLELITGRKAIDQSRPQGDENLVLWARPLLQQGEGAMEKLLDPRIKLDSNSSNEMSRMVHAATACLSCEDSGRPSIDQVIAILQGQGNCGGDWPIFMGHGCFVGYGSTRLHGLLEMSDVKSHLALAMLGVSDSEDDDIYSR, encoded by the exons ATGGGCTCCTCCTacagcagcagcggcggcggcggtggcggcggctgcTACATTGCCCGCAGAGACGGCCGGAACCGGCGAAGGGGCGGCAGCTCTGACGGGATAATTCCTTGCAAGAAAATGGTGTCCAGTCTTGCCGCGTTGCGGCGGAGAGGGAGGCGCCAGACGGGCGGGAGTGACGACGGCCGCGGACGCTGCGACGCCGAGAACAGGTCGTGGCTGCTCGCCGACGCCGCGGCGGGGGACGGGGCCGCCGAGCTGCATTCCGTGCACTCCTCCTTCCGCCTCAGCTTCCGCGGCTCGCCCCCGCCCCCCGCGGCTGTGGAGGCTgcgggcggcgccgccgccgccgccggtgtCGCCTCGGCGGTGCTGCTGCTCGTCAGTCTGGAGGATGATGATGACAGGCAGGGGGCCGCTGCCCCGCCTCCGTCTGCGCCGGAGGCTCTGCAGTGGCAGAGATTGGATTTTCTCGAGAGGAGCATCTCTCCGATCGCCTCGCGGGCGGTGCGGTTCAGCTACGCCGAGATACATTCCGCCACTCATGGCCTCTCTGCAG GGAGGGAGCTGGGCAGGGGCCCACTGAGCAGAGTGTACAGGGGGAGGGTCGGAGTGCGGAGGAGGGCGGTGGCGATAAAGAGGGTGGAGGGGGAGGGCAGGGAGAGCACCAAGGCTTTCTGCCGGGAGCTGATGATCGCGAGCTCCCTCTGCAACCCCAATATCGTCCCCCTGATCGGCTTCTGCATCGATAAGGCCGGCCTCTTTCTTGTTTACAAGTTCGTTTCCGGCGGTAGCCTCGATCGCCATCTCCACCACTCTC GGAAAGTGTTGCCTTGGACGGCGAGGTACAAGGTGGCGGTGGGGGCGGCGCGGGCTGTGGAGTACCTGCACTACGGCACCGAAAAGTGCGTGATCCACCGAGACATCAAGTCCTCCAACATTCTCCTCTCCTCCAAGAAAAGCCCCAAA CTATGTGATTTTGGATTCGCTACATGGGCTCGTGGGACTTCTCTGCCTTTCCTTTGCAAGTCTGTCAAAGGAACATTTGG CTATCTGGCTCCTGAGTATTTCCAACATGGGAAACTGTCGGATAAAACTGATGTTTATGCATTTGGGGTGGTTCTGTTGGAACTAATTACTGGGAGAAAGGCAATTGATCAGAGCAGGCCTCAAGGAGATGAAAACTTGGTCTTATGG GCTAGGCCGCTTTTGCAGCAAGGCGAAGGAGCCATGGAGAAATTGCTTGACCCAAGGATAAAGCTCGACTCAAATTCATCAAATGAGATGAGTCGGATGGTTCATGCGGCCACTGCTTGCTTAAGCTGTGAGGATTCCGGAAGACCAAGCATTGATCAAGTGATTGCAATATTGCAAGGTCAAGGCAATTGTGGTGGCGACTGGCCCATCTTTATGGGCCATGGTTGCTTTGTTGGATATGGTAGTACTAGGCTGCACGGTCTACTGGAGATGTCTGATGTGAAAAGTCACTTAGCCCTTGCTATGCTGGGGGTTTCTGACTCAGAAGATGATGATATATACAGCCGATGA
- the LOC109721006 gene encoding probable serine/threonine-protein kinase PBL21 isoform X2, protein MGSSYSSSGGGGGGGCYIARRDGRNRRRGGSSDGIIPCKKMVSSLAALRRRGRRQTGGSDDGRGRCDAENRSWLLADAAAGDGAAELHSVHSSFRLSFRGSPPPPAAVEAAGGAAAAAGVASAVLLLVSLEDDDDRQGAAAPPPSAPEALQWQRLDFLERSISPIASRAVRFSYAEIHSATHGLSAGRELGRGPLSRVYRGRVGVRRRAVAIKRVEGEGRESTKAFCRELMIASSLCNPNIVPLIGFCIDKAGLFLVYKFVSGGSLDRHLHHSLLPWTARYKVAVGAARAVEYLHYGTEKCVIHRDIKSSNILLSSKKSPKLCDFGFATWARGTSLPFLCKSVKGTFGYLAPEYFQHGKLSDKTDVYAFGVVLLELITGRKAIDQSRPQGDENLVLWARPLLQQGEGAMEKLLDPRIKLDSNSSNEMSRMVHAATACLSCEDSGRPSIDQVIAILQGQGNCGGDWPIFMGHGCFVGYGSTRLHGLLEMSDVKSHLALAMLGVSDSEDDDIYSR, encoded by the exons ATGGGCTCCTCCTacagcagcagcggcggcggcggtggcggcggctgcTACATTGCCCGCAGAGACGGCCGGAACCGGCGAAGGGGCGGCAGCTCTGACGGGATAATTCCTTGCAAGAAAATGGTGTCCAGTCTTGCCGCGTTGCGGCGGAGAGGGAGGCGCCAGACGGGCGGGAGTGACGACGGCCGCGGACGCTGCGACGCCGAGAACAGGTCGTGGCTGCTCGCCGACGCCGCGGCGGGGGACGGGGCCGCCGAGCTGCATTCCGTGCACTCCTCCTTCCGCCTCAGCTTCCGCGGCTCGCCCCCGCCCCCCGCGGCTGTGGAGGCTgcgggcggcgccgccgccgccgccggtgtCGCCTCGGCGGTGCTGCTGCTCGTCAGTCTGGAGGATGATGATGACAGGCAGGGGGCCGCTGCCCCGCCTCCGTCTGCGCCGGAGGCTCTGCAGTGGCAGAGATTGGATTTTCTCGAGAGGAGCATCTCTCCGATCGCCTCGCGGGCGGTGCGGTTCAGCTACGCCGAGATACATTCCGCCACTCATGGCCTCTCTGCAG GGAGGGAGCTGGGCAGGGGCCCACTGAGCAGAGTGTACAGGGGGAGGGTCGGAGTGCGGAGGAGGGCGGTGGCGATAAAGAGGGTGGAGGGGGAGGGCAGGGAGAGCACCAAGGCTTTCTGCCGGGAGCTGATGATCGCGAGCTCCCTCTGCAACCCCAATATCGTCCCCCTGATCGGCTTCTGCATCGATAAGGCCGGCCTCTTTCTTGTTTACAAGTTCGTTTCCGGCGGTAGCCTCGATCGCCATCTCCACCACTCTC TGTTGCCTTGGACGGCGAGGTACAAGGTGGCGGTGGGGGCGGCGCGGGCTGTGGAGTACCTGCACTACGGCACCGAAAAGTGCGTGATCCACCGAGACATCAAGTCCTCCAACATTCTCCTCTCCTCCAAGAAAAGCCCCAAA CTATGTGATTTTGGATTCGCTACATGGGCTCGTGGGACTTCTCTGCCTTTCCTTTGCAAGTCTGTCAAAGGAACATTTGG CTATCTGGCTCCTGAGTATTTCCAACATGGGAAACTGTCGGATAAAACTGATGTTTATGCATTTGGGGTGGTTCTGTTGGAACTAATTACTGGGAGAAAGGCAATTGATCAGAGCAGGCCTCAAGGAGATGAAAACTTGGTCTTATGG GCTAGGCCGCTTTTGCAGCAAGGCGAAGGAGCCATGGAGAAATTGCTTGACCCAAGGATAAAGCTCGACTCAAATTCATCAAATGAGATGAGTCGGATGGTTCATGCGGCCACTGCTTGCTTAAGCTGTGAGGATTCCGGAAGACCAAGCATTGATCAAGTGATTGCAATATTGCAAGGTCAAGGCAATTGTGGTGGCGACTGGCCCATCTTTATGGGCCATGGTTGCTTTGTTGGATATGGTAGTACTAGGCTGCACGGTCTACTGGAGATGTCTGATGTGAAAAGTCACTTAGCCCTTGCTATGCTGGGGGTTTCTGACTCAGAAGATGATGATATATACAGCCGATGA